A region from the Amycolatopsis camponoti genome encodes:
- a CDS encoding S53 family peptidase has translation MAPRRLFRSLVVLSLIAAPLTVATSTAEAAPLQSGGIVNFGCATSGKMHCLGKAIRSPKGSGPLIVSTPVGYGPAEIQAAYNLGGLHANGRTVAIVDAQDAPTAETDLAKFRSARGLSACTTANGCFKKVNQNGAASPLPAPDYGWAEEISLDLDAVSATCPDCKILLVEANSPDTDPLMTAVDTAAATPGVVAISNSYGGTEDSTILAADAHLNHPGIAVTASSGDSGYGVSWPASSPYVTAVGGTTLKKSTTTTRGWTETTWSGSGSGCSALEAKPAWQHDTGCAKRTVADVSAVADPATGLGVYDTYNSCGTSSWCDFLLALGLAQGADGWVQVGGTSLSSPVIASVYALAGNSVTSGSYPYAHTGGLNDVTSGSNGSCGGTYLCTAGAGYDGPTGLGTPNGTSGF, from the coding sequence ATGGCGCCTCGACGGTTGTTCCGGTCCCTCGTCGTCCTCTCCCTGATCGCGGCCCCGCTGACGGTCGCCACCTCGACGGCCGAAGCCGCACCGCTGCAGAGCGGCGGCATCGTGAACTTCGGCTGCGCCACCTCCGGCAAGATGCACTGCCTCGGCAAGGCGATCCGGTCGCCGAAGGGCAGCGGGCCGCTGATCGTCTCGACCCCGGTCGGCTACGGGCCGGCGGAGATCCAGGCCGCGTACAACCTCGGCGGCCTGCACGCGAACGGCCGCACCGTGGCCATCGTCGACGCGCAGGACGCGCCCACGGCGGAGACCGACCTGGCGAAGTTCCGGTCCGCACGCGGACTTTCCGCGTGCACGACGGCCAACGGCTGCTTCAAGAAGGTCAACCAGAACGGCGCGGCGAGCCCGCTGCCGGCGCCCGACTACGGCTGGGCCGAAGAGATCAGCCTCGACCTCGACGCGGTCTCGGCGACCTGCCCGGACTGCAAGATCCTGTTGGTGGAGGCCAACTCCCCGGACACCGACCCGCTGATGACGGCGGTCGACACGGCCGCGGCGACGCCCGGCGTGGTGGCGATCTCCAACAGCTACGGCGGCACCGAGGACTCGACGATCCTGGCCGCGGACGCCCACCTGAACCACCCGGGCATCGCCGTCACGGCGTCGTCCGGTGACTCCGGGTACGGCGTCAGCTGGCCGGCGTCCTCGCCGTACGTCACGGCGGTGGGCGGCACGACGTTGAAGAAGTCCACGACCACCACCCGCGGCTGGACCGAGACGACGTGGAGCGGCAGCGGCAGCGGCTGCTCGGCACTGGAAGCGAAGCCGGCGTGGCAGCACGACACCGGGTGCGCCAAGAGGACGGTCGCGGACGTCTCGGCGGTCGCGGACCCGGCCACCGGACTCGGCGTCTACGACACGTACAACAGCTGCGGCACCTCGTCGTGGTGCGACTTCCTGTTGGCGCTGGGCCTGGCCCAGGGCGCCGACGGCTGGGTGCAGGTCGGCGGCACCAGCCTGTCTTCGCCGGTGATCGCGAGCGTGTACGCGCTGGCGGGCAACTCGGTGACGTCCGGGTCCTACCCGTACGCGCACACCGGCGGGCTGAACGACGTGACGTCCGGCTCGAACGGCAGCTGTGGCGGGACCTACCTCTGCACGGCGGGCGCCGGGTACGACGGGCCCACCGGGCTGGGCACGCCGAACGGGACGTCAGGCTTCTGA
- a CDS encoding alpha-L-fucosidase → MRVRACLAAVIVLLASLVTPASAELFNPRQDWLRASTAGLFLHWGMFTAPRHTDCAAWEHDVTAGGWTPDYWIDEAKKLGASYVVLTTFHSRLGYARPWPSKIPGSCSTQRDFLGELIAAGQAKGVRVMLYMTDDPQWHNETGHESLDSAAYSAYKGHQVDLTTRPGFGEYSYDLFDEVMDRYAGLAGFWIDNDNEYWEQHGLYEHIREKRPSWLLSNNNEDTPIMDTVSNEQKTGMTPSYDYPQAIYTPMPRLTEADYKLPTNGDWWYSGGDQAVDVRLSTGRYITNAGSSIKSLMAETAMLNGKFPPQQEAFNNFMASWTQPIKKTLEGTEGGGYMYGGMQPGFWNDGAHGVITVKPGARTQYVHVVTRPSTNLVRLRDNGYRVTRVSDVRTGKPMRFAQSGGYLSILDITDWDTFDTVFEVDTAGQQYFYDKSTIKATASASAPGHPAANLTDGSYLNYWDAGGQQPVSVTLDLGKKRSTAYLAVHERESSPTAARESFGRAEDSARIKDYRVYASDDGTNWGQPVRTGALPSTRGVQFVDVGEVHARYLKLEVLNTWSGPQAKPFFHQLALDEIDVAYGYPDPRGEVPLEAESPRNGFDGKASPVWCEACSGTAAVTGLDRGAVTFRNVQATGPSRLQLDTTGPGSLAVSVNGAAPITVHAPAAIAVPLNAGANTIKVSGTVGLDRIAVAPLPPESYTPKTTLTVQPAGAQWVSPGQQALKITASLRLDVDDPLDQVTLAPVVPAGWTLQGAPVTAANLRLGQVLSGSWTVTSPVAQDVTIPVTASFTTLGRAKSVSKPVQVKQRPADRVFMREAEDSANDIGDAGVTSCSPCSGGQKVRNIGGGAGAAVTFPGVTVAAAGQYTLYLDFTVNGDRSYFVSVNGGAPVEVKVSGAGNSTPYTTSVPVTLNAGANSIRIGNDRAGAPDLDRISLG, encoded by the coding sequence ATGAGAGTCCGAGCCTGCCTCGCCGCGGTCATCGTGCTGCTGGCGAGCCTGGTCACCCCCGCGAGCGCCGAGCTGTTCAACCCGCGCCAGGACTGGCTGCGGGCCTCGACGGCCGGGTTGTTCCTGCACTGGGGCATGTTCACCGCGCCGCGGCACACCGACTGCGCCGCCTGGGAGCACGACGTCACCGCCGGCGGCTGGACGCCGGACTACTGGATCGACGAGGCGAAGAAGCTCGGCGCGTCCTACGTCGTCCTCACCACCTTCCACAGCCGGCTGGGCTACGCGCGGCCGTGGCCGTCGAAGATCCCGGGCAGCTGCTCGACGCAGCGCGACTTCCTCGGCGAGCTGATCGCCGCGGGCCAGGCCAAGGGCGTCCGCGTGATGCTCTACATGACCGACGACCCCCAGTGGCACAACGAAACCGGCCACGAGTCGCTCGACTCGGCCGCCTATTCGGCGTACAAGGGCCACCAAGTCGACTTGACGACGCGCCCCGGCTTCGGCGAGTACAGCTACGACCTGTTCGACGAGGTCATGGACCGCTACGCCGGCCTCGCCGGGTTCTGGATCGACAACGACAACGAGTACTGGGAGCAGCACGGGCTCTACGAGCACATCCGCGAGAAGCGGCCGTCCTGGTTGCTGAGCAACAACAACGAGGACACGCCGATCATGGACACGGTCAGCAACGAGCAGAAGACCGGCATGACGCCGTCGTACGACTACCCGCAGGCGATCTACACGCCGATGCCGCGGCTCACCGAGGCCGACTACAAGCTGCCGACCAACGGCGACTGGTGGTACAGCGGCGGCGACCAGGCCGTCGACGTCCGGCTCTCGACCGGCCGCTACATCACGAACGCGGGCTCGTCGATCAAGTCGCTGATGGCCGAAACCGCCATGCTGAACGGGAAGTTCCCGCCGCAGCAGGAGGCGTTCAACAACTTCATGGCGTCGTGGACGCAGCCGATCAAGAAAACGCTGGAGGGCACCGAAGGCGGCGGCTACATGTACGGCGGCATGCAACCGGGCTTCTGGAACGACGGCGCGCACGGCGTCATCACCGTGAAGCCGGGGGCCAGGACGCAGTACGTGCACGTCGTCACGCGGCCGTCGACGAACCTGGTCCGCCTGCGCGACAACGGCTACCGCGTCACGCGGGTGTCCGATGTGCGTACCGGAAAGCCGATGCGGTTCGCCCAGTCCGGCGGCTATCTGTCCATTCTGGACATCACGGACTGGGACACCTTCGACACGGTGTTCGAAGTGGACACCGCCGGGCAGCAGTACTTCTACGACAAGAGCACGATCAAGGCGACCGCGTCGGCCTCGGCGCCCGGGCACCCGGCGGCGAACCTCACCGACGGCAGCTACCTGAACTACTGGGACGCGGGCGGGCAGCAGCCGGTGTCCGTGACGCTGGACCTGGGCAAGAAGCGGTCGACGGCCTACCTGGCCGTGCACGAGCGCGAGTCGTCGCCGACCGCCGCACGCGAGTCGTTCGGCCGCGCCGAGGATTCCGCGCGGATCAAGGACTACCGCGTCTACGCCAGTGACGACGGCACGAACTGGGGACAGCCGGTGCGCACCGGCGCCCTGCCGAGCACGCGCGGCGTGCAGTTCGTCGACGTCGGCGAGGTGCACGCGCGCTACCTCAAGCTCGAGGTGCTGAACACGTGGTCCGGCCCGCAGGCCAAGCCGTTCTTCCACCAGCTCGCGCTCGACGAGATCGACGTCGCCTACGGCTACCCCGATCCCCGCGGCGAGGTGCCGCTGGAGGCGGAGTCACCCCGCAACGGCTTCGACGGCAAGGCGTCGCCGGTGTGGTGCGAGGCGTGCTCGGGCACGGCCGCGGTCACCGGTCTCGACCGCGGCGCCGTCACCTTCCGGAACGTCCAGGCCACGGGCCCCTCCCGGCTGCAGCTGGACACCACCGGGCCGGGCTCGCTCGCGGTGAGCGTGAACGGCGCCGCGCCGATCACCGTCCATGCCCCGGCGGCGATCGCCGTGCCGCTGAACGCGGGAGCCAACACCATCAAGGTTTCCGGGACCGTGGGCCTCGACCGGATCGCCGTGGCGCCGCTGCCGCCCGAGTCGTACACGCCGAAGACGACGTTGACCGTGCAACCCGCCGGTGCGCAGTGGGTTTCGCCGGGTCAGCAGGCCCTGAAGATCACCGCTTCCCTGCGGCTCGACGTCGACGACCCGCTCGACCAGGTGACGCTCGCCCCGGTCGTCCCGGCGGGCTGGACGCTCCAGGGCGCCCCGGTGACCGCGGCGAACCTCCGGCTCGGCCAGGTGCTGAGCGGGTCGTGGACCGTGACGTCCCCGGTCGCGCAGGACGTGACCATCCCGGTGACGGCGTCGTTCACGACGCTCGGCCGTGCGAAGTCGGTGAGCAAGCCGGTACAGGTGAAGCAGCGTCCGGCCGACCGCGTGTTCATGCGCGAGGCGGAAGACTCGGCCAACGACATCGGGGACGCCGGCGTCACGAGCTGCTCGCCGTGCTCGGGCGGCCAGAAGGTGCGCAACATCGGCGGCGGCGCGGGCGCGGCGGTGACGTTCCCGGGCGTGACGGTGGCCGCGGCCGGGCAGTACACCCTCTACCTCGACTTCACCGTCAACGGCGACCGGTCGTACTTCGTGTCGGTCAACGGCGGTGCGCCGGTGGAGGTGAAGGTCAGCGGCGCCGGCAACAGCACGCCGTACACCACTTCGGTCCCGGTGACGCTGAACGCGGGCGCCAACTCGATCCGGATCGGCAACGACCGGGCGGGGGCTCCGGATCTGGACCGGATTTCACTGGGTTAG
- a CDS encoding DUF2716 domain-containing protein has translation MLNDLPRLPPVGAVIERDGPIVRTHYGTHGEASHGPLPDGDLDALVARQVEAFARRNEPVVWPVYGDGPLAGVLLAAGFTPDPERSVLVCPIGTDTTGLPRVGADWPGHQRIAELAARAGPHRRPYTEFLADSAHLGQSSEVVLDGDRAAWLEEMDDVMVVGGVTDPGFAATLAGHDWRAMPRVGGAHPGVRSLLAEADGDLREAFEAAGMRETTTVTRYRLPSPGEPARTRPVRRLFAEPEQDEIWARFYEEFAFRPDMRAFPGITEPVGSATWHVGELDDTQLDALSDIVHKGLRAAGEELYWLDWHHAGFRFDPARVDGAGPRWPGAVFPDGDYHLYLTHDLRLGTFGHPWEETVCVWGELLTRIDAELTAALGEPLRRSEA, from the coding sequence ATGCTGAACGACTTGCCCCGGCTCCCGCCGGTGGGCGCGGTGATCGAGCGGGACGGGCCGATCGTCCGGACGCACTACGGCACCCACGGCGAGGCGAGCCACGGTCCGCTGCCGGACGGCGACCTCGACGCGCTCGTCGCCCGGCAGGTCGAGGCGTTCGCGCGCCGGAACGAGCCGGTGGTGTGGCCGGTGTACGGCGACGGCCCGCTCGCCGGAGTCCTGCTCGCCGCGGGCTTCACTCCCGATCCGGAACGCTCGGTGCTGGTCTGTCCGATCGGGACGGACACCACCGGGCTCCCTCGAGTCGGCGCTGACTGGCCCGGGCACCAGCGCATCGCCGAACTGGCCGCCAGGGCCGGCCCGCACCGCCGTCCCTACACCGAGTTTCTCGCCGATTCGGCCCACCTGGGCCAGTCTTCCGAGGTCGTCCTCGACGGCGATCGGGCCGCGTGGCTCGAAGAAATGGATGACGTCATGGTCGTCGGTGGGGTCACCGATCCCGGTTTCGCCGCCACGCTCGCCGGCCACGACTGGCGGGCGATGCCCCGCGTCGGCGGGGCCCATCCGGGCGTGCGGTCGCTGCTCGCGGAAGCCGACGGCGATCTGCGCGAAGCCTTCGAGGCGGCCGGGATGCGCGAGACCACCACCGTCACCCGGTACCGCCTGCCGTCCCCCGGCGAGCCCGCACGGACCCGGCCGGTCCGCCGGCTGTTCGCCGAGCCGGAGCAAGACGAGATCTGGGCCCGCTTCTACGAAGAGTTCGCCTTCCGGCCCGACATGAGGGCGTTCCCCGGCATCACCGAACCGGTGGGCTCGGCGACCTGGCACGTCGGCGAGCTGGACGACACCCAGCTGGACGCCCTGTCCGACATCGTCCACAAGGGACTGCGTGCCGCCGGCGAAGAGCTGTACTGGCTCGACTGGCACCACGCGGGGTTCCGCTTCGACCCGGCCAGGGTCGACGGCGCCGGACCGCGCTGGCCCGGCGCCGTCTTCCCGGACGGCGACTACCACCTCTACCTGACCCACGACCTCCGCCTGGGCACCTTCGGGCACCCGTGGGAGGAGACGGTCTGCGTGTGGGGCGAGCTCCTCACGCGGATCGACGCCGAGCTGACCGCCGCGCTCGGCGAGCCGCTCCGGCGGTCAGAAGCCTGA
- a CDS encoding erythromycin esterase family protein, with amino-acid sequence MDITDFTAELLAFGEPTHFEPAFARIRNDLFARLAGHGFRAIALETDRVAALDGEFSHGFGELEANRQLLAWLREYNEAAAEPLTFHGFDAPTEMFSAPSPRTYLEHAGDYLGLDVDIAALTGDDERWSRPEAILDPAESPGASPEARELRVIADDLLMTLDARVEPAAHVARIHAIAGLDLLRYHAASARPGDRDTRIARLAGVRAVIMARNLLDIHASQPGRTLVFAHNAHLGSGAGAIVASRLGDRYAFIAGSLGHSEALGLGEPAADTCEGHLQRDTDGWQLTAEIPAGHTREDADYRYAPLTRELLDSADAVLHIA; translated from the coding sequence ATGGACATCACGGACTTCACCGCCGAACTGCTCGCGTTCGGCGAGCCGACGCACTTCGAACCGGCCTTCGCGCGGATCCGCAACGACCTCTTCGCGCGGCTGGCCGGCCACGGCTTCCGGGCGATCGCGCTGGAGACCGACCGCGTCGCGGCGCTCGACGGCGAGTTCTCGCACGGCTTCGGTGAGCTGGAGGCCAACCGGCAGCTGCTCGCCTGGCTGCGTGAGTACAACGAGGCCGCCGCCGAGCCGCTGACGTTCCACGGCTTCGACGCCCCGACCGAGATGTTCAGCGCCCCCAGCCCTCGCACCTACCTGGAACACGCCGGCGACTACCTCGGCCTCGACGTCGACATCGCCGCCCTGACCGGCGACGACGAACGGTGGAGCCGCCCCGAAGCGATCCTCGACCCGGCTGAGTCGCCGGGTGCGTCCCCTGAGGCCCGCGAGCTGCGAGTCATCGCGGACGACCTGCTCATGACCCTCGACGCCCGCGTCGAGCCGGCCGCGCACGTCGCGAGAATTCACGCCATCGCCGGGCTCGACCTGCTGCGCTACCACGCGGCGTCGGCGAGGCCGGGCGACCGGGACACGCGGATCGCGCGCCTCGCGGGTGTCCGCGCGGTCATCATGGCCCGGAACCTCCTGGACATCCACGCTTCCCAACCCGGCCGGACCTTGGTGTTCGCGCACAACGCCCACCTGGGGTCCGGCGCGGGGGCGATCGTCGCGTCGCGGCTCGGCGACCGGTACGCCTTCATCGCCGGCAGCCTCGGCCACAGCGAAGCCCTCGGCCTCGGCGAACCGGCCGCGGACACCTGTGAAGGCCACCTGCAGCGTGACACCGACGGCTGGCAGCTGACCGCCGAAATCCCGGCCGGGCACACCCGGGAAGACGCCGACTACCGGTACGCGCCGCTCACCCGGGAGCTGCTCGACAGCGCGGACGCCGTGCTGCACATCGCCTGA
- a CDS encoding TioE family transcriptional regulator produces MRPADLAREHGLSTQAVRNYERDGFLPPASRTSSGYRIYTSVHAAALRAFLASVRAYGHATAGGIMHAVHSGNLDRALTLVDRGHEQLLRDRETLNAVRTAIGHLTTGRAVEPAATGRSIGELAHRLDVTPATIRAWERAGILTPSRDPATGYRVFRAADVRDAELTHLLRRGGYPLEHIATVVDQVRTAGGTESLADALRTWQERLTARGVAMLDAAARLGEYLASQP; encoded by the coding sequence TTGAGACCTGCTGATCTCGCTCGCGAGCACGGCCTCTCCACGCAAGCGGTCCGCAACTACGAGCGGGACGGCTTCCTACCCCCTGCTTCGCGCACTTCGAGTGGCTACCGGATCTACACCTCGGTGCACGCGGCAGCACTGCGTGCGTTCCTCGCGTCGGTCCGGGCGTACGGGCACGCGACGGCGGGCGGGATCATGCACGCGGTCCACTCCGGAAATCTGGATCGCGCCCTGACGCTCGTCGACCGCGGCCACGAGCAGCTGCTTCGCGACCGCGAAACCCTCAACGCCGTGCGCACGGCGATCGGCCACCTGACGACCGGGCGGGCCGTCGAACCGGCCGCGACCGGACGGTCGATCGGCGAGCTGGCCCACCGCCTCGACGTCACGCCGGCGACCATCCGCGCGTGGGAACGCGCCGGTATCCTGACCCCGTCGCGCGACCCCGCCACCGGCTACCGGGTCTTCCGGGCGGCCGACGTCCGCGACGCGGAGCTGACCCACCTGCTCAGGCGCGGCGGCTACCCGCTGGAGCACATCGCGACGGTCGTCGACCAGGTCCGCACCGCCGGCGGCACCGAATCCCTGGCCGACGCGCTGCGGACGTGGCAGGAAAGGCTCACCGCGCGGGGCGTCGCCATGCTCGACGCGGCCGCCCGGCTCGGCGAATACCTCGCCTCACAGCCGTGA
- a CDS encoding ion transporter → MATLRDAREPELNSGILPGNVRADDWIMLVLAAGSVGLLGFMVLSPPARDVGLVIFYVDCGICSIFLLEFLWRWRKRRWAKKFLVRNWYELFAMIPVAHPAMLAHKFVSVVLLLVRIGRAADRALGEQFTYRLVDKLSEPIVKAIKKPITIAVLDEVVKVLETGNYPENLAKSLGANKDELRTIIAEKIAADPQLGKLKRLPFHDEIVRTVVDTSFRVLLEVLVDPRIDDFFSAVVRDNREQIRQAVQLGLNEVDDDEKEQSLPVRTQHSAALEYDRLHPKSRL, encoded by the coding sequence ATGGCCACCCTTCGCGACGCCCGCGAGCCGGAGCTCAACAGCGGGATCCTGCCCGGGAATGTGCGGGCCGACGACTGGATCATGCTCGTCCTCGCCGCCGGGTCGGTCGGGTTGCTCGGGTTCATGGTGCTGAGCCCGCCGGCGCGGGACGTCGGCCTCGTGATCTTCTACGTCGACTGCGGGATCTGCTCGATCTTTCTCCTCGAGTTCCTGTGGCGGTGGCGGAAACGCCGGTGGGCCAAGAAGTTCCTGGTGCGCAACTGGTACGAGCTGTTCGCGATGATCCCCGTCGCGCACCCCGCGATGCTCGCGCACAAGTTCGTCAGCGTCGTGCTGCTGCTGGTGCGGATCGGGCGGGCCGCGGACCGGGCGCTCGGGGAGCAGTTCACCTACCGGCTCGTCGACAAGCTGTCCGAGCCGATCGTCAAGGCCATCAAGAAGCCGATCACCATCGCGGTGCTCGACGAGGTCGTCAAGGTGCTGGAAACCGGGAACTACCCGGAGAACCTCGCCAAGTCGCTCGGCGCCAACAAGGACGAGCTGCGCACGATCATCGCCGAGAAGATCGCCGCGGATCCGCAGCTCGGGAAGCTCAAGCGGCTCCCGTTCCACGACGAGATCGTGCGGACCGTCGTCGACACCTCGTTCCGCGTGCTGCTCGAAGTGCTCGTCGACCCGCGGATCGACGACTTCTTCTCCGCCGTTGTGCGCGACAACCGCGAGCAGATCCGGCAGGCCGTGCAGCTCGGGCTCAACGAAGTCGACGACGACGAGAAGGAGCAGTCCCTTCCCGTGCGCACCCAGCACTCGGCCGCGCTCGAGTACGACCGGCTGCACCCGAAGTCACGGCTGTGA
- a CDS encoding chitobiase/beta-hexosaminidase C-terminal domain-containing protein — translation MNRTFDKLRRRRRGVVAFTAALLLGAGLTAPAALAADDYTQSVTQLSSTQLQLNFTPTTPALYVDVHYTGVPGVGQQNVRMTNGSGTWQTTVNGLSTGNTLDYWFTYEKSGPQYDTPHFTYTVGGGGTTTVAAPTFSPPGGTYSSAQTVTISSATSGATIRYTVDGSTPTASSTLYSGPISVPNSRTVNAIALKSGSTTSPVSSASYTIGTQAGCPTQSDTPNFGSNVRIFDPSMSAATIQAQLDTDFNNQKDTLTAQMADRRVAHLFKPGTYNNVHDNVGFYTSVAGLGQNPGDVLINGDVTVDAFNASDNGVALQNFWRSAENMAVNPSGGQERWAVAQAAPFRRMDVRGGLQLYPASYGYASGGYIADTKVAGQAASVSQQQWYTRDSQLGSWNGGVWNMVFSGTSGAPANTFPNPPETTLATTPVSRDVPYLYVDGTGKYRVFLPSLRTNASGPSWANGSTPGTSAPMSQFYVVKSGDTASSINNALAAGCNLFFTPGIYHLNQTLNVTKAGTTILGIGYPTLVPDNGVNAMQVSDVDGVRLKGLLFDAGTTNSQALLTVGQSGSSASHASNPTTVQDVFFRIGGAIAGKATNSLIVNSANTIIDHIWAWRADHGNAGTVGWNTNTADTGLVVNGANVLATGLFVEHYQKYQVIWNGQGGKTIFFQNEMPYDVPNQASWNAPSGVAGYAAYKVASNVTSHEAWGLGSYCFFDTNPAVSSYHAFEVPNTSGVKFHSLLSVSLNYRGTITHVINDTGAVTPTGTVPVNVVSYP, via the coding sequence GTGAACCGGACCTTTGACAAGCTTCGACGGCGCCGGCGCGGCGTCGTCGCCTTCACCGCGGCTCTGCTGCTCGGCGCCGGGCTCACCGCCCCCGCCGCGCTCGCCGCGGACGACTACACCCAGAGCGTCACCCAGCTCAGCTCGACGCAGCTGCAGCTCAACTTCACCCCGACGACCCCCGCGCTGTACGTGGACGTCCACTACACCGGCGTCCCCGGCGTCGGCCAGCAGAACGTGCGGATGACCAACGGCTCGGGCACCTGGCAGACCACCGTCAACGGCCTGAGCACCGGGAACACGCTCGACTACTGGTTCACCTACGAGAAGAGCGGGCCGCAGTACGACACCCCGCACTTCACCTACACCGTCGGCGGCGGGGGCACGACGACGGTCGCGGCGCCGACGTTCAGCCCGCCCGGTGGCACGTACTCGTCCGCCCAGACCGTGACGATCAGCAGCGCCACCTCCGGCGCGACCATCCGGTACACGGTGGACGGCTCGACGCCGACCGCGTCCTCGACGCTCTACAGTGGACCGATCAGCGTCCCGAACTCCCGCACGGTCAACGCGATCGCGCTCAAGTCCGGCTCGACGACGTCCCCGGTGTCGAGCGCGAGCTACACGATCGGCACCCAGGCGGGCTGCCCGACCCAGTCGGACACGCCGAACTTCGGCTCGAACGTGCGGATCTTCGACCCGAGCATGTCGGCGGCGACGATCCAGGCCCAGCTCGACACCGACTTCAACAACCAGAAGGACACGCTCACCGCGCAGATGGCGGACCGGCGCGTCGCCCACCTGTTCAAGCCGGGCACGTACAACAACGTGCACGACAACGTCGGCTTCTACACCTCGGTCGCCGGCCTCGGCCAGAACCCCGGCGACGTCCTGATCAACGGTGACGTCACGGTCGACGCCTTCAACGCCTCCGACAACGGCGTCGCGCTGCAGAACTTCTGGCGCTCGGCGGAGAACATGGCGGTCAACCCCTCCGGTGGCCAGGAGCGCTGGGCGGTCGCGCAGGCCGCGCCGTTCCGCCGGATGGACGTCCGCGGTGGACTGCAGCTGTACCCGGCGAGCTACGGCTACGCGAGCGGCGGCTACATCGCCGACACCAAGGTGGCCGGCCAGGCCGCGTCGGTCTCGCAGCAGCAGTGGTACACCCGCGACTCGCAGCTCGGCAGCTGGAACGGCGGCGTCTGGAACATGGTCTTCTCCGGCACCAGCGGCGCGCCGGCGAACACGTTCCCGAACCCGCCCGAGACCACGCTCGCGACGACCCCGGTCTCGCGCGACGTGCCCTACCTGTACGTCGACGGCACGGGCAAGTACCGCGTGTTCCTGCCTTCGCTGCGCACCAACGCGTCCGGCCCGAGCTGGGCGAACGGCAGCACCCCTGGCACGTCGGCGCCGATGAGCCAGTTCTACGTCGTCAAGTCCGGTGACACGGCCTCGTCGATCAACAACGCGCTCGCGGCAGGCTGCAACCTGTTCTTCACGCCGGGCATCTACCACCTCAACCAGACGCTCAACGTGACCAAGGCCGGTACCACCATCCTCGGCATCGGCTACCCGACACTGGTGCCGGACAACGGTGTCAACGCCATGCAGGTGTCCGATGTGGACGGCGTCCGGCTCAAGGGCCTGCTCTTCGACGCCGGCACGACGAACTCGCAGGCCCTGCTGACCGTCGGCCAGTCCGGCTCGTCGGCGTCGCACGCCTCGAACCCGACGACGGTCCAGGACGTGTTCTTCCGGATCGGCGGCGCGATCGCCGGCAAGGCGACGAACAGCCTGATCGTCAACAGCGCCAACACGATCATCGACCACATCTGGGCGTGGCGGGCCGACCACGGCAACGCGGGCACGGTCGGCTGGAACACGAACACCGCCGACACCGGGCTCGTGGTGAACGGCGCGAACGTGCTGGCCACCGGCCTGTTCGTCGAGCACTACCAGAAGTACCAGGTGATCTGGAACGGCCAGGGCGGGAAGACGATCTTCTTCCAGAACGAGATGCCCTACGACGTGCCGAACCAGGCCTCGTGGAACGCGCCATCCGGCGTCGCCGGGTACGCGGCCTACAAGGTCGCGTCGAACGTGACGTCCCATGAGGCGTGGGGTCTCGGGAGCTACTGCTTCTTCGACACGAACCCGGCGGTCTCCAGCTACCACGCGTTCGAGGTGCCGAACACCAGCGGCGTCAAGTTCCACAGCCTGCTGTCGGTGTCGCTCAACTACCGCGGCACGATCACGCACGTCATCAACGACACCGGAGCCGTGACGCCCACGGGCACGGTGCCGGTGAACGTGGTCAGCTACCCGTAA